The following are from one region of the Flexibacter flexilis DSM 6793 genome:
- a CDS encoding DUF1573 domain-containing protein, with translation MNKQVIAFSFVLASLTATAQPLRSLVAPTPQPAATQQPVNVAPVQNTQPVIEFEKLKHDFGTIREEGGPQKYRFVFTNKGKSPLNIKNVQASCGCTTPDWTKTPVAPGKKGFVEAAYDPNHRPGNFDKQLTVTSDATAPVIVLGIKGTVTPRVKTPADLYPDSLGLTKKLRMVSRYMNMGRVSPSKPSTEKFVVYNASDSAISLGTIANLPKHLTAKVEPAVVLPKATSEIIITYDAKVRGDWGYTNDGLQLSYATVPTKAKKAAKSGKTSYSYDLAKANAPKNLPLSVVATIEEEPRKLSEDEAAKSPKMIFNKKEHNFGDIKLGETVNTEFVFTNKGGAPLQIFKTKASCGCTASSPEKTTLAPGESSNIKVSFNTVGKHEGDQQQSVTIYTNDPSEPTQMITIKGKVVKAEAIKLEK, from the coding sequence ATGAATAAACAAGTCATTGCCTTTTCATTTGTTTTGGCGAGCCTGACGGCTACCGCACAGCCTTTGCGTTCGTTGGTAGCACCAACGCCTCAGCCTGCCGCTACACAACAACCTGTTAATGTTGCTCCCGTTCAAAACACACAACCTGTTATTGAATTTGAGAAATTAAAACATGATTTCGGGACAATTCGTGAAGAAGGTGGGCCACAGAAATACCGCTTTGTTTTTACCAACAAAGGAAAATCGCCTTTGAATATTAAAAACGTACAGGCTTCGTGCGGTTGCACTACGCCCGACTGGACAAAAACGCCAGTAGCTCCAGGCAAAAAAGGTTTTGTGGAAGCTGCCTACGATCCGAATCATAGACCAGGTAATTTTGATAAACAATTGACCGTGACCAGTGATGCAACTGCGCCAGTAATCGTGTTGGGCATAAAAGGAACGGTAACGCCGCGCGTGAAAACACCAGCAGATTTGTATCCTGATAGCTTAGGACTTACCAAAAAGTTGCGCATGGTGTCGCGCTACATGAACATGGGTCGCGTGTCGCCGTCCAAACCTTCTACCGAAAAATTTGTAGTGTATAATGCTTCCGACTCGGCCATTTCGTTGGGTACAATTGCTAACTTGCCCAAACATTTGACCGCCAAAGTAGAACCTGCGGTTGTGTTACCAAAAGCAACGTCGGAAATTATCATAACCTATGACGCAAAAGTTCGTGGGGACTGGGGCTATACTAATGATGGTTTGCAACTTAGCTATGCCACCGTTCCGACCAAAGCCAAGAAAGCGGCCAAAAGTGGCAAAACTTCTTACAGTTACGATTTAGCGAAAGCCAACGCTCCTAAAAATTTGCCTTTGTCGGTGGTAGCCACCATCGAAGAAGAGCCGCGTAAACTTTCGGAAGATGAAGCAGCCAAATCGCCAAAAATGATTTTTAACAAAAAAGAACACAATTTTGGAGATATTAAGTTGGGTGAAACGGTAAATACGGAGTTTGTATTTACCAACAAAGGCGGCGCACCATTGCAAATTTTCAAAACGAAAGCAAGTTGCGGCTGTACGGCTTCTTCGCCCGAAAAAACAACTTTAGCCCCAGGCGAAAGCAGCAATATTAAAGTTTCGTTTAATACAGTTGGCAAACACGAAGGCGACCAACAACAATCGGTTACCATCTATACCAACGACCCGTCTGAGCCTACGCAAATGATTACTATCAAAGGAAAAGTAGTAAAAGCGGAAGCTATTAAACTAGAAAAATAA
- the argS gene encoding arginine--tRNA ligase has translation MNIENVIKAGISLAFKQLFNSSLEAHDITLQPTRKEFEGQYTFVTFPYGKISGKNPEETGKVIGQFILENLTEISGFNVVKGFLNLVVADSVWQHQFQTMASASDFGQLPENNQTVMVEYSSPNTNKPLHLGHLRNNFLGFSVSQILAAAGYNVVKTNIINDRGIHICKSMLAYQKFGNGETPQSANMKGDHLIGKYYVEFDKHYKAEVDALKAQGIAEDQAKKQAPLMLQAQAMLQDWERGHEATVALWKQMNEWVYEGFEATYKRMGVNFDKYYYESNTYLLGKDIVEEGLQKGVFFRKPDGSVWIDLTADGLDEKLVLRADGTSVYITQDLGTADLRFADFAAQKSVYVVGNEQDYHFNVLFLILKKLGRSYADGLYHLSYGMVDLPSGKMKSREGTVVDADELMGDMVSTAKERTLALGKVADYSEQEAAELYEMLGIGAIKYFLLKVEPKKRMLFNPEESIELQGNTATAIQYTHARISSILRKAKEQQVEANYSDLPALQTAERELIILLADFPKKIREAAESYSPATIAAYAYDVAREYNRFVAEVPVLSAETEQQKAFRVALSELTAKVLRKAMGLLGVSVPSRM, from the coding sequence ATGAACATAGAAAATGTCATTAAGGCTGGGATTAGCCTTGCTTTCAAGCAATTATTCAACTCTTCTTTAGAAGCCCACGATATAACTTTGCAGCCTACACGTAAAGAATTTGAAGGACAATACACTTTCGTTACGTTTCCGTATGGTAAAATATCTGGCAAAAATCCTGAAGAAACAGGGAAAGTAATAGGACAATTTATATTAGAAAATCTGACAGAAATCAGTGGCTTTAATGTAGTGAAAGGCTTTTTGAACTTGGTCGTAGCCGACTCGGTTTGGCAACATCAGTTTCAAACGATGGCCAGTGCTTCAGATTTTGGTCAGTTGCCCGAAAACAACCAAACCGTAATGGTCGAATATTCTTCGCCCAACACGAACAAGCCTTTGCACTTAGGCCACTTGCGCAACAACTTTTTGGGCTTTTCCGTATCGCAAATTTTAGCGGCGGCAGGTTATAACGTTGTGAAAACCAATATCATAAACGACAGAGGCATTCATATTTGTAAGTCAATGCTCGCCTACCAAAAATTTGGTAATGGCGAAACGCCACAGTCTGCCAACATGAAAGGTGACCACCTTATCGGCAAATACTACGTGGAGTTTGACAAACACTACAAAGCCGAAGTAGATGCCCTCAAAGCACAAGGCATCGCCGAAGACCAAGCAAAAAAACAAGCTCCGCTTATGTTGCAAGCGCAAGCCATGCTCCAAGACTGGGAACGCGGCCACGAGGCTACTGTCGCACTTTGGAAACAAATGAACGAATGGGTTTACGAAGGTTTCGAGGCCACGTACAAACGCATGGGCGTGAATTTTGATAAATATTATTACGAGTCCAATACCTATCTGCTCGGCAAAGACATCGTGGAAGAAGGCCTACAAAAAGGCGTGTTTTTCCGTAAACCTGACGGCTCGGTTTGGATTGACCTGACCGCCGACGGCCTCGACGAGAAACTCGTACTTCGCGCCGACGGCACGTCCGTGTACATTACCCAAGATTTGGGAACAGCGGATTTGCGTTTTGCGGATTTTGCTGCTCAAAAATCTGTGTATGTGGTTGGTAACGAGCAAGATTACCATTTTAATGTACTTTTCTTAATCCTGAAAAAATTAGGCCGCAGCTACGCCGACGGTTTGTATCACTTGTCGTATGGCATGGTGGATTTGCCTTCGGGAAAAATGAAGTCCAGAGAGGGAACGGTAGTTGATGCCGATGAATTGATGGGCGACATGGTAAGCACTGCCAAAGAACGCACCTTGGCTTTGGGCAAAGTGGCCGACTATAGCGAACAAGAAGCCGCCGAATTGTACGAAATGCTTGGCATCGGGGCTATCAAATATTTCTTGCTGAAAGTTGAGCCAAAGAAACGTATGCTTTTCAACCCCGAAGAATCTATTGAGTTACAAGGCAATACGGCAACGGCCATTCAGTACACGCACGCGCGTATTTCTTCGATTTTGCGCAAAGCCAAAGAACAACAAGTGGAAGCCAACTATTCGGATTTGCCAGCGTTGCAAACCGCTGAACGTGAGTTAATTATTTTGCTTGCCGACTTCCCTAAGAAAATCCGCGAGGCTGCCGAAAGTTATTCACCTGCGACAATTGCGGCATACGCCTACGACGTGGCACGTGAGTATAACCGTTTCGTGGCCGAAGTACCTGTACTTTCTGCCGAAACCGAACAACAAAAAGCCTTCCGCGTGGCACTTTCCGAACTCACAGCCAAAGTATTGCGCAAAGCAATGGGCTTGCTCGGCGTGTCTGTTCCCTCGCGCATGTAA
- a CDS encoding T9SS type A sorting domain-containing protein — MKLFHFFYVFFMLVSVGAQATSYTWNGSVSSAWSNPSNWTPNSGVPSATDDIVIVSAANVPQYNGVSGGCTNLTLTSGTLDLGSFAFTVSGNATFTLGTIKNGSFVVSGATTALFGSVGPIVFDCPVSITAQTMAVRNATFNNTVTLTKTGSSNDNSVGNNTFMGATTINNSGSGYFLFGSSSPDNFQGAVTVNNMGSSSVHLAYGSLGNTFGSTLTINQNSTGSTTNSIVSVGRGNNSSATIAGVTTFNGASAAAGSLIELGSGNGCNLQFNSAVNITQASTGTGDHDVSIANTSGTVVFNGAFTYINTSSGCNNSRFYIAESNSAGNVTFNGDFTYNSSSSAVASSYMRILRGNVAFNENIIVSSTATGAGTIGAYFGWTSTYTGIVTLASGKTVSIGADGFNRGTLKFENFKQLGATAQNITLTGTAALYSETNTVWNADVNFKAPQLYLNGATYNGVAILEKNGTTDNAGDGGNTFNGLTTITSSGSGSLRTGNLNADVFNAAVTFNNTGTHAMYIAYNHTGQTTTFASTATFNSNKTASMGSTAGFVIAESVGNVVFNGAVVFNVDGGGVESDIRLGNPAWATGISTLTFNDKLTVNVTNSNTITEVYLGFDKGICIFNEDVELTNTGGGRGIYFSSGSLSTCTLAAGKKVLIGAAGFNAGTLSIYRFMQVGSTAQAITLTGTASLILGTGSVWNGDVNFVSPQLYLSGATYNGVAILEKNGATDNAGDGGNTFNGLTTINNSGTGYLLTGYVNADAFNAAVTFNNTSAHAIYVAHNHTGQTTTFASTATFNANKTASTGSVMAFMIAESTADVVFNGDVVFNVDGGTIESDIRLGNPAWTGGVSTLIFNGKLTVNVTNSHPTTEVYLGYDKGVCNFNEDIELTNTGGSRGIYFSSGTLATCTLASGKKLLIGAAGFNTGTLSIYRFTQVGNTAQAITLTGAAVLVLGTSSVWNGDVNFVAPQLYLHGTIYNGVATLEKNGATDNWGDGGNTFNGLTTITNSGTGYLLTGGTNADAFNAAVTFNNTGAHAIYVAHRHTGQTTTFASDVVFNSNKTSIAGSSVAFFITEGNANVSFNGAVTFNILGAMRSDVRVGNNASANGTFNGKVTVNSNSSASTSITFGLSSPVIFNDNIEVTNTGLTNIAFGASSATSSAMLADGKTVTIGAAGFSGGSLSFIRFTQVGNTAQTLTLTGTALLTLGIASTWNANVDFKAPQLLLANTVYNGVTVLEKTGASDNHSSGGNTFNGVTTITNSGSGYLLVGGTNPDFFNAFTTFNNTGANAIYIAYSHSGQMTVFASDVVFNSNKTASTGSNTTFFITETAANIRFNGTVTFNILGAVRSDVRVGNGTGSVNTFMGKVTVNNSNTNASTVINLPINGTALFNDNIELTNVGGGVVPITFCNNASASATLADGKTITVGAAGFDSGTLNIYRFTQQGTTPQALTFTGTATLVVSTGTVWNGNVNFSAPNVYLSNTLYNGTSLISKTGSGANNSSGGNTFVGVSNIRNTASGIIRLANTAPDIFTTDFTADNVGSGSMELAYGSAGNVFGGTTTINNTTSGANPTSSIAVASGATATFAGTTIINNTPMGNSSTFHLGHNGATVTFNAPLTINHGATSLGSHDFYINSIGTGIYNADVVMNNTSTGGSNSRLYIGESSNSATTAFNGNFTFNNTSTATSESYLRILRGTAFFNGNINLTNTAIASASNGFLVGWSGYNGNAALADTKTFNVGTFNTGMIRLYRFTQLGTTPQNINLTGSARLEIGLAGYSSTMNGNLTSSVVDGAISLNGSTFNGSVSAITSGANSSMAFTSNIFNGAINYTSPSQRFTGNTFNGTVAITKTGTSNNDSNGGNIYNSSANFTVTNTGRLRLGSTAADDYNGNVTFLQNGTGLLLPAYTNASTFAGNISTIGSGNAITFSSSGGTVILDGAADQTWSGDVVKAPAVSRLTIATSNNSNLNLAVPLTISTTLTLTSGLINTSATNLLIMANGSAASSGNALSYVNGIMKKIGNTAFTFPVGAGGYWARLGMIPVSGYATTTEFTCQYYASAPANNANAAYMNPGITYASGVEYWDLKRVTAAGPTCQVTLYWENSVRSDLNSSAPSDLVVAHFSSSTNKWGSQGGSPASIPSAGSITSTSTLSSFSPITFGSIAGLQPLPIQLLSFDAQAQNSGEVLVKWITASELNNQAFVVERAADGRNFEAIGTIQGAGNSRETRNYSFLDQKALQAGAYYRLKQIDFDGAFTYSSIVKVSGSKATWAMYPNPVAKGQMVCVELGAENVQEVNLTVTDALGRVMLEKVLMTQGRILLNDFAILPEGVYVVRATAGNETFIQKLVIQ; from the coding sequence ATGAAACTCTTTCATTTTTTCTATGTATTCTTTATGCTGGTGTCCGTAGGGGCACAGGCTACGAGTTATACGTGGAATGGTTCTGTATCGTCGGCTTGGAGCAATCCGAGCAACTGGACACCCAATTCGGGCGTGCCTTCTGCCACAGATGACATCGTGATTGTCTCGGCAGCTAATGTGCCACAATATAATGGTGTTTCGGGTGGCTGCACCAATCTTACCCTTACATCAGGTACACTTGATTTGGGTAGCTTCGCATTTACAGTAAGCGGCAATGCTACGTTTACGTTGGGCACTATTAAGAACGGTTCGTTTGTCGTGTCGGGTGCGACCACAGCATTGTTTGGCTCGGTAGGGCCAATTGTTTTTGACTGTCCAGTAAGTATTACAGCACAGACAATGGCCGTGCGTAATGCTACATTTAACAATACGGTTACGCTCACCAAAACAGGCAGTAGTAATGATAATAGTGTAGGAAATAATACGTTTATGGGGGCTACTACCATCAATAATAGCGGTAGTGGTTACTTTTTATTTGGGAGCAGTTCGCCTGATAATTTTCAGGGTGCTGTTACGGTAAACAATATGGGTTCTTCGTCTGTACACTTGGCTTATGGCTCATTGGGTAATACATTTGGTTCTACATTAACCATCAATCAAAATAGTACGGGAAGTACGACTAATAGTATTGTTTCGGTTGGTAGAGGCAATAACAGTTCGGCCACAATTGCTGGAGTTACCACATTTAATGGAGCATCTGCGGCAGCGGGAAGTTTGATAGAGCTAGGCAGTGGAAACGGCTGTAACTTGCAATTTAACTCGGCAGTCAATATTACGCAAGCTAGTACAGGTACAGGAGACCATGATGTAAGTATTGCTAATACGTCAGGTACAGTCGTATTTAATGGTGCGTTTACTTATATAAATACGTCGTCTGGTTGTAATAATTCACGATTTTATATAGCAGAAAGTAATTCGGCGGGTAATGTTACATTCAATGGAGATTTTACGTACAACAGTAGTTCTTCGGCAGTGGCAAGTTCTTATATGCGTATTCTCAGAGGTAATGTAGCTTTTAATGAAAACATAATAGTAAGCAGTACTGCTACGGGTGCAGGAACTATCGGTGCGTATTTCGGTTGGACCAGTACTTATACAGGTATAGTTACTTTGGCTTCGGGTAAAACGGTAAGTATTGGAGCTGATGGTTTTAATAGAGGTACTCTTAAGTTTGAGAACTTTAAGCAGTTGGGAGCGACAGCTCAAAATATTACACTTACAGGTACAGCCGCTTTGTACTCGGAGACCAATACTGTTTGGAATGCCGATGTAAATTTTAAAGCACCGCAACTGTATTTAAATGGAGCTACCTATAATGGAGTGGCTATATTGGAGAAAAATGGTACAACGGATAATGCTGGTGATGGCGGTAATACGTTTAATGGGCTAACAACCATTACGAGCAGTGGTTCGGGTAGTTTGAGGACAGGAAATCTTAATGCGGACGTGTTTAATGCTGCTGTTACGTTTAACAATACAGGAACACACGCTATGTATATAGCTTATAACCACACTGGTCAGACTACGACCTTTGCTTCGACCGCTACTTTTAATTCCAATAAAACAGCATCGATGGGTTCTACAGCAGGTTTTGTTATTGCAGAGAGTGTTGGTAATGTGGTGTTTAACGGAGCTGTTGTATTTAATGTGGACGGCGGAGGAGTAGAGTCTGATATCCGTTTGGGTAATCCAGCATGGGCAACAGGTATCTCTACGTTGACTTTCAATGACAAACTTACGGTCAATGTAACGAATAGCAACACAATAACGGAAGTCTATTTGGGCTTTGATAAAGGTATCTGCATCTTCAATGAAGATGTTGAGCTAACGAATACAGGAGGTGGTCGAGGTATTTATTTTAGCTCGGGTTCATTATCCACATGTACTTTGGCGGCAGGCAAAAAAGTTTTGATAGGAGCAGCAGGTTTTAATGCAGGGACTTTGAGTATTTATCGTTTTATGCAGGTTGGCAGTACAGCGCAAGCCATTACTTTGACAGGTACAGCGTCATTGATTTTGGGTACAGGTAGTGTTTGGAATGGTGATGTTAATTTTGTTTCGCCGCAACTGTATTTGAGTGGAGCTACCTATAATGGGGTAGCAATATTGGAGAAAAATGGCGCAACGGATAACGCTGGTGATGGCGGAAATACCTTTAATGGCCTGACCACAATTAACAATAGTGGTACAGGATACTTGCTTACGGGATATGTTAATGCTGATGCGTTTAATGCAGCCGTTACATTTAACAATACAAGTGCGCATGCTATTTATGTTGCACATAACCATACTGGTCAGACTACTACCTTTGCTTCGACTGCTACTTTTAATGCCAACAAAACAGCTTCTACGGGTTCTGTTATGGCTTTTATGATTGCGGAAAGTACTGCGGATGTGGTGTTTAATGGAGATGTGGTATTTAATGTGGATGGTGGAACCATAGAATCTGATATTCGTTTGGGCAATCCTGCATGGACGGGAGGAGTCTCTACGTTGATTTTTAATGGTAAGCTTACGGTCAATGTAACAAATAGCCACCCAACAACAGAGGTGTATTTGGGTTATGATAAAGGAGTGTGCAATTTTAATGAAGACATAGAACTAACCAATACAGGAGGTAGTCGAGGAATTTATTTTAGTTCTGGTACACTTGCGACTTGCACTTTGGCCAGCGGCAAAAAACTATTGATAGGAGCAGCAGGTTTTAATACGGGAACTTTGAGTATTTATCGTTTTACGCAGGTTGGCAACACGGCGCAAGCCATTACTTTGACAGGCGCAGCTGTTCTGGTTTTGGGTACTAGTAGTGTTTGGAATGGTGATGTAAACTTTGTGGCACCGCAACTGTATTTGCACGGTACTATTTATAATGGTGTAGCAACTTTGGAGAAAAATGGCGCAACAGACAATTGGGGTGATGGCGGCAATACCTTTAATGGGCTAACCACAATTACAAACAGTGGTACAGGATATTTGCTTACAGGTGGTACTAATGCCGATGCATTTAATGCTGCTGTTACGTTTAATAATACAGGGGCACATGCTATTTACGTTGCGCATAGGCACACAGGCCAAACCACAACTTTTGCGTCCGATGTGGTCTTTAATAGTAATAAAACAAGTATTGCAGGCTCTTCTGTCGCATTTTTCATTACAGAAGGTAATGCTAATGTTAGTTTTAATGGGGCTGTAACTTTTAACATTCTTGGTGCGATGCGTTCGGATGTTAGGGTTGGTAATAATGCGAGTGCCAATGGTACCTTTAATGGAAAAGTAACAGTCAATAGCAATTCATCTGCTTCTACTAGTATTACTTTTGGCTTGTCAAGTCCTGTTATTTTTAATGATAATATAGAGGTTACGAATACGGGTTTGACCAATATTGCTTTTGGGGCTAGTTCAGCTACCTCTTCAGCGATGTTAGCCGATGGCAAAACCGTTACGATTGGTGCTGCTGGTTTTTCGGGTGGCTCATTGTCGTTTATCCGCTTTACGCAAGTTGGTAACACGGCGCAAACTTTAACCCTGACGGGTACAGCTTTACTTACACTTGGTATAGCCTCTACTTGGAATGCCAATGTAGATTTTAAAGCACCTCAGTTATTATTGGCAAATACTGTTTATAATGGTGTTACTGTATTAGAGAAAACAGGAGCAAGTGATAATCACTCCAGCGGTGGCAATACCTTTAATGGTGTAACGACAATTACCAATAGTGGCTCTGGTTATTTGCTAGTTGGGGGTACAAATCCTGACTTTTTTAATGCGTTTACCACTTTTAATAATACGGGTGCAAATGCCATTTATATTGCTTATAGTCATAGTGGCCAGATGACTGTATTCGCTTCAGATGTAGTGTTTAATAGTAATAAAACAGCATCAACAGGCTCTAACACGACATTTTTTATAACAGAAACTGCTGCCAATATAAGGTTTAATGGGACTGTAACTTTTAATATACTGGGTGCTGTGCGTTCAGATGTGAGAGTTGGTAATGGAACTGGAAGTGTCAATACTTTTATGGGTAAGGTTACTGTAAATAATAGTAATACGAATGCTTCCACGGTTATCAATTTACCCATCAATGGTACAGCTTTATTTAATGATAACATTGAGCTTACCAACGTAGGTGGCGGTGTTGTGCCTATTACATTTTGTAACAATGCTTCTGCTTCGGCTACTTTAGCCGATGGTAAAACAATAACGGTTGGTGCTGCTGGATTTGATTCAGGAACATTAAATATCTATCGTTTTACGCAACAAGGCACTACTCCTCAAGCCTTAACTTTTACGGGGACAGCCACGCTGGTGGTTTCGACAGGTACGGTTTGGAATGGCAATGTAAACTTTTCTGCTCCGAATGTTTATTTAAGTAATACCCTTTATAATGGTACAAGCCTTATTTCCAAAACAGGTAGTGGAGCCAATAACAGTAGCGGTGGTAATACGTTTGTGGGCGTTTCTAATATTCGTAATACAGCTAGTGGGATAATTCGTTTGGCTAATACAGCACCAGATATTTTTACAACTGATTTTACGGCTGATAACGTAGGATCGGGTAGCATGGAATTGGCATACGGTTCGGCTGGAAACGTTTTTGGTGGTACTACAACAATTAATAATACAACAAGTGGTGCTAATCCCACTAGCTCTATTGCTGTTGCTAGTGGGGCAACAGCTACATTTGCGGGGACTACGATTATTAATAACACTCCTATGGGTAATAGCAGTACATTCCATTTAGGACATAATGGAGCTACTGTTACTTTTAATGCGCCGCTGACAATTAATCATGGTGCTACAAGCCTTGGTTCTCATGATTTTTATATAAATTCAATAGGAACAGGTATCTATAATGCAGATGTAGTTATGAATAACACTTCTACGGGTGGATCTAATTCTAGACTTTATATAGGAGAATCTAGCAATAGTGCTACTACTGCATTTAATGGAAACTTTACTTTCAATAATACAAGTACAGCGACATCCGAATCTTATTTGCGTATATTAAGAGGTACAGCATTCTTTAATGGAAATATAAATCTTACCAACACGGCCATAGCCTCAGCCTCTAATGGCTTTTTGGTAGGTTGGAGTGGGTATAATGGGAATGCAGCGTTAGCAGACACGAAGACGTTTAATGTCGGAACATTTAATACGGGTATGATTCGTTTATACCGTTTCACGCAATTAGGCACTACGCCGCAAAACATTAATTTGACGGGCAGTGCTCGTTTAGAAATTGGTCTGGCGGGTTACAGTAGTACCATGAACGGAAATTTGACTTCTTCTGTGGTTGATGGGGCTATTTCATTAAATGGTTCTACTTTTAATGGTTCTGTCTCCGCGATCACTTCTGGCGCAAACTCTTCTATGGCGTTTACGAGTAATATTTTTAATGGAGCAATAAACTATACTTCTCCATCACAGAGGTTTACGGGCAACACGTTCAATGGAACGGTGGCTATCACGAAGACTGGAACATCAAACAATGATAGCAACGGCGGTAATATCTATAATAGCTCGGCAAACTTTACAGTTACCAATACAGGGCGTTTGAGACTCGGTAGTACCGCTGCCGACGACTACAATGGTAATGTTACTTTCCTTCAAAATGGCACTGGTTTGCTATTACCAGCTTATACTAATGCTTCTACGTTTGCAGGCAATATTTCGACGATTGGTTCTGGAAATGCGATTACTTTTTCGAGTAGTGGCGGCACTGTTATTTTAGATGGTGCGGCAGACCAAACTTGGAGTGGTGACGTAGTCAAAGCCCCTGCTGTTAGTCGTTTAACAATTGCTACTAGCAACAATTCAAATCTAAATCTAGCAGTTCCTTTAACCATTTCTACTACACTTACGCTGACAAGTGGCCTGATTAATACTTCTGCTACTAATTTGCTTATTATGGCCAATGGCTCGGCGGCTTCGTCAGGCAATGCCCTTAGCTATGTAAATGGTATTATGAAGAAAATAGGCAATACGGCCTTTACATTCCCTGTGGGTGCGGGTGGTTACTGGGCGCGTTTGGGTATGATCCCTGTTTCGGGTTATGCCACTACCACAGAATTTACTTGTCAATATTATGCCTCAGCTCCCGCAAACAATGCTAATGCTGCGTATATGAATCCAGGTATTACTTATGCCAGTGGTGTAGAATATTGGGATTTGAAACGTGTTACAGCAGCAGGACCTACTTGTCAAGTAACATTGTACTGGGAAAATTCGGTGCGCAGTGATTTGAACTCTTCAGCTCCTTCAGACTTGGTGGTGGCGCATTTCTCTTCATCTACCAACAAGTGGGGTTCGCAAGGAGGTTCGCCAGCTTCAATTCCGAGTGCGGGTAGTATTACTTCTACTTCTACGCTATCAAGTTTTAGCCCGATTACTTTTGGTTCTATTGCAGGGTTGCAGCCGTTGCCAATTCAGTTGCTTTCTTTTGACGCGCAGGCGCAAAATTCGGGTGAGGTTTTGGTAAAATGGATTACCGCTTCTGAGCTAAATAATCAAGCATTTGTGGTGGAACGCGCTGCGGATGGTCGCAACTTTGAAGCCATCGGGACAATACAAGGTGCAGGAAATAGCCGCGAAACCCGTAATTATAGCTTCTTAGATCAAAAGGCATTGCAAGCAGGCGCGTATTATCGCCTTAAACAAATAGATTTTGATGGCGCGTTTACTTATTCGTCTATCGTAAAGGTGAGCGGCTCAAAAGCTACTTGGGCGATGTATCCGAACCCTGTGGCCAAAGGCCAAATGGTTTGTGTAGAATTAGGTGCAGAAAATGTGCAGGAAGTAAACCTAACGGTTACAGATGCTTTGGGTAGGGTAATGCTTGAAAAAGTACTAATGACTCAAGGTCGCATTTTGCTCAATGATTTTGCAATATTGCCAGAAGGCGTGTATGTGGTACGTGCAACTGCTGGCAACGAAACATTTATTCAAAAGCTTGTAATTCAATAA
- a CDS encoding OmpA family protein: MKLLKEIATNNKRNRFFFTKPLTIAVGLLLVVTQSFAANTQTQDSLIIAGKVFDKVSQHPIKAKVYYRDIPNGNIIGFLDTEDNTGAFSIELYERNQYAIEVQAAGYLSGYVVANATDENNHSFAQDLALEPIQAKQTIDLRSVSFGEDNELLVSSYDELDRLVALLQLNPTLTITVGNGAKAPASSEQRDLHLKALRHFLIKRGIARARVKLLPDASKPTSSTEQVVEVTVLKP, encoded by the coding sequence ATGAAATTACTAAAAGAAATTGCTACAAATAATAAAAGAAATCGCTTTTTCTTTACAAAACCCCTGACCATTGCAGTGGGGTTGCTATTAGTTGTAACGCAGTCTTTTGCTGCCAACACACAAACGCAGGATTCATTGATAATAGCAGGTAAAGTATTTGATAAGGTATCGCAACATCCCATCAAAGCAAAAGTATATTATCGCGACATTCCCAATGGCAATATCATTGGCTTTTTGGATACGGAAGACAATACGGGTGCTTTTAGCATTGAGCTATATGAACGCAACCAGTATGCCATTGAAGTCCAAGCAGCAGGCTATTTGTCTGGGTATGTGGTGGCTAATGCTACGGACGAAAACAATCATTCCTTTGCGCAGGATTTAGCTTTAGAGCCAATTCAAGCCAAACAAACAATTGATTTGCGCAGTGTTTCTTTTGGTGAAGATAATGAATTATTGGTGAGCTCTTATGACGAATTGGATAGACTGGTTGCACTGCTTCAGCTAAATCCAACGCTTACCATTACCGTGGGCAACGGAGCAAAAGCCCCTGCGAGCTCCGAGCAACGAGATTTACACCTTAAAGCTCTTCGACATTTTCTTATCAAAAGAGGAATTGCTCGTGCACGTGTCAAACTTTTGCCAGATGCTTCTAAGCCAACATCAAGCACCGAACAAGTAGTAGAAGTAACCGTGCTTAAACCTTAA